Below is a genomic region from Telmatobacter sp. DSM 110680.
GGTCTTTTCCACGCCGGAAACGCTGGCCAGGGTCTACGAGGGCTGCCGCTCCGCGGGCATCGGATGCATCGAGTGCAAAGGCTGGGCGGCCGATGCATTGGTGCAGATCCTGAATCCTATCCAGGAACGACGCGCCCGGTACACTCCCGGCGAAGTTGAGGATATCCTCAAGGATGGTTCCGATCGGGCACGCACGCGAGCCGAGCAAACCATGACCGAGGTCCGCGCAGCGATGCAGTTGACCTCGGCAGGAAAATGAGTGATTCAGATAAATCCCCCGAATAGAGATTCAATTTGACCGAACTCGATAAAAATCCGGAGATCGATTCCACCGTTAATCCAGAGTCAGACCCAGCGCCTGATCCGGTAAAGGAACCAACACCTGATCTCGATCCCGTTGAGGACCCCGAGCCAGGCCACCGCGGTCCTGTCAGCGATCCTGAGCCGGGCCCGGAGCCAGAGCCCGACACACCCGAACCTCAACCGGAGTCCCCGCACGGCGACCCGCCATCGAGAGAGCCCGGCATCAATACCGCTCCGCCTTTGGTGCTCACGTCAAGGACTGTCCCCGAAGCAAAGGCCGCAAAAGACGTCGCGCTTGCTAAGCCGAAGAAGCAGGAAGAGGAACCGAATCAATCGCCATTCTCGGTTACTGTCGGCCAGGTGTACGACGGTCCGCTCGACCTGCTGCTCGATCTCATTCGCAAACAGGACATCGACATCTACGACATCCCGATTGCGAAGATCACAGCGCAGTTTCTGGCCTACGTCGACAAACTTAAGGCGACCGACATGGATGTGGCGGGCGACTTCATCTACACCGCCTCGCTCCTCATCCACATCAAGAGCAAGATGCTGTTGCCGCGCGCGCCTGCCGGACCTGATGATGCCGCCGACGATCCGCGCCGCGAACTGGTTGAACGTTTGCTCGAACACGAGCGCTTCAAGAACGCCGCCCAGATGCTGCAGCAGAAGCAAATGCTCGAAGCTGCTACTTGGTCCAATCCGGGCGTGCGCGAATTCAAAGACGATGCCGCGGCTGAACCGGAGATTGCCGCCGACACCGTCGACCTGGTCCGAATCTTCCGCGACATTCTCGAACGCGCGCGCAAGCGGCCCACCTTCAACGTGCAGGACGACTCCGTCACTGTCGGCCAGATGATCCAGTTCCTCACCCGGCGCCTTTCGATGGAAGACAGGCCACTCGCACTTCGTAAATTGCTCAGCCACTCCAAATCTTCACGCGCACTGGTCGCCATGTTTCTTGCTTTGCTCGAACTAGTGCGACTGCAGGCTATCCTTCTTCGGCAGGACCGGGCGTTCTCAGAAATTTTTATCAAGAAGAGTTCCGGGTTCGATAGCGTAGTGAATGAAGGGCTGACCAACTCCACTGACGATTGGCGGTAAAGCTAAATGCGGCCTATCAAGGCGCAACGTTTGCCGCGCAATTCTCTCTCGATCCATGTCGAGTTTTCTAATCTTTCCGCTCGCAAGAAAACACGCTACCACCCGGTTGCATGTTTTTCAGCTCAAAATTTGAGCAACCGTTCGGCTGCGCTTCCTGACAGCGACTCTCAACGCAAATTTCACTCCCAAATTGCGCGGTCATCTTTGTTGCAGCGTTGTTGAAGAATGGGTGCAATTAGCGCAGATATTACAGTGTGGTTAATGAAAAGATTTGATTCATCTAAACCATTGAAGCTAATAAACTTAATATGTGCCTCCGTCGGCTGTTTCAGGCCCATTGAACCCATCCCCCTCCCGTATCTCATGTAAAATCAATCGTGCGAAGCCAGATGGATGGCAACGCGCATCAAACAACTGAGGTACGTATTTCGGTTGTTGGGGTTTTATGCAATCCTTTTTTGATTGTCCCTCCTGCTGCGATCTCAGATCGTTCCATCCCCATTTCAATCAAGAATTCTTAGCCGATTCCGCGTCGGTCTGCATCATAATGCGCCGCGAATCGTTTGTCGCAATCGGAGAGATCTGATGGCTGCAACGACGGCAACTGCTTTACGCAGACCCTCGCTACTCGACCGCAAGCTGAAAGGCCGGCCGAGCAAAGCCGGCATCCTCGCATTCCTTGCGGCGCTTGCAACAGGCATCGTCTACATCGTTTTTCACGTAGCCCACGATCTTGATGCAGCCTCGATCACCAGCTATGCACCGTACGCGATGCTCGGATTGGCTTTGGTAATAGCCCTTGGTTTTGAATTCGTCAACGGATTTCATGACACCGCCAACGCGGTCGCTACCGTTATATATACCCACTCGCTAGAGCCAAACGTCGCCGTGGTGTTGTCAGGTATCTGTAATCTCGCGGGGGTGCTGTTGTCATCCGGCACAGTGGCCTTCGCCGTCATCACACTCCTGCCCGTTGAGTTGATTCTGCAAGTGAGTTCAGGCGCAGGATTCGCCATGGTCTTTGCGTTGCTTATCGCGGCGATCCTCTGGAACCTCGGGACTTGGTGGCTTGGCCTGCCGGCTTCCAGTTCGCACACCATGGTCGGCTCCATCATCGGCGTAGGAATTGCGAACCAGTTATTGATGCCGCATACCGGGACCTCGGGAGTCGACTGGGAGCAGGCCATGAAGGTTCTTAAGGCCCTCCTGATCTCCCCGGTCGTTGGATTCGTTCTTGCCGGCATGCTTATCCTCATCGCCAAACAGGTGGCCAAGTTTCCGTCGCTCTACGAAGCACCGAAAGACAACATGCCGCCGCCCATGCCGATTCGAGCGCTCATGGTCCTTACCTGCACCGGCGTCAGCTTCTTCCATGGATCTAATGACGGGCAAAAGGGCATGGGTTTGATCATGCTCATCCTCATCGGCACGGTGCCGACTGCCTACGCGCTGAACCACGCTGTAAGCCCGGCGCAGACGCAAGCATTCATCGTGTCATCGCAGCAAGCCGGAAGCATCCTTGATCGCCATGTCGACTCAAAAGGGATCCTCGGTGCCGATGCGCGCGCAACGGTGACCGACTACATCCGCACCAAGCAGTTACAGCCCGATACAATCCTGGCGCTGCGCGAATTGGTGGAAGATATCGGCCACGAAGTTGCGCTCTACAAAGAATTCAAAGCTGTTCCGCCACAGGAGCAGGCCAACGTCCGCAATGACATGTACGTGGCCAGCGAAGCGCTCCGCCTGATGATCAAGGCCGACAATCCCGCTTTCACAGCAGATGAAAAAGCCGCACTCAACGGCTACAAAGACAAGGTGGATCACGCCACCAAGTTCATTCCGTCCTGGGTTAAAGTCGCAGTTGCACTCTCCCTGGGGCTTGGCACCATGGTTGGTTGGAAGCGCGTTGTCGTAACCGTGGGTGAGCGCATCGGCAAGGACCACCTCACATATGCTCAGGGTGCAAGCGCCGGCCTGGTCGCCATGGGAACCATCTTCGCGGCCGACAAGTTCGGGCTGCCGGTAAGCACCACGCACATCCTCAGCTCCGGTGTGGCAGGAACGATGTGTGCCAATGGAAACGGCCTCCGCTTCTCGACCGTCCGCAACATTGCCGCCGGCTGGGTCTTTACGTTACCGGCCGCGGCGCTGCTTTCGGGCGTCCTCTACTGGGCCTTCCGGCACATCAGCTAGAAGCTCCTTCTGAAACCCTTACGGCTGCGCTTTGTGCGCGGCCGTTTTCGTGCTTCCTCCTGTCCCTCTCAGGGACCCAGCAAATTCATCTCGGCTTCATCTCGCATTCATCTAAGTTGGATATTCCTTGCTCGTCTGGCGAGTTTTGCTCCCCTGCACCAGGACAAAATCAAAACGAAATCTGGAGTGTCCACCCATGGCCGAATTGGCAACCGCTATTGCAGCCCGCCCCCCCGCTGCCGCATTGCTCGATAAAAAAATGCATAAGTCGCACGCCATGATCAGCGGCGCGGTCGTTCTTATCGCCTTAGTGGTTGGCGTCTGGTTCATCGCCACACACATCTCCCAAGATTTCAGCGGTGTGGCTTTGGGTAGCGCGTGGCCCTACGTCCTGTTAATCGTCGCTCTGCTCATCGCACTCGGCTTCGAATTCGTCAACGGCTTTCATGACACCGCGAATGCCGTAGCGACCGTCATCTACACCCACTCGCTCGAGCCAAACATCGCGGTGGTGTGGTCGGGGATGTGCAACCTGGCCGGCGTGCTCACCTCCAGTGGGACTGTCGCTTTCACCGTCATTACGCTACTGCCGGTTGAACTGATTTTGCAGGTGAGCTCCGGCGCCGGATTCGCCATGGTCTTCGCGCTCCTCATTGCTGCAATTATCTGGAATCTGAGCACGTGGTGGTTCGGCCTTCCCGCTTCCAGTTCGCACACCATGGTTGGTTCCATCATCGGAGTCGGACTGGCAAATCAATTGATGAATGCTCACAGTGGAACCTCGGGCGTCGACTGGGAGCAGGCGACCAAAGTCTTCAAAGTCCTGCTCATCTCGCCCATCGTCGGCTTCGGTGCGGCTGCCCTCTTGTTCCTGCTTGCGAAGGCGACCATCAAGTATCCGGGACTTTACGAAGCGCCCAAAGGCAGCACCCCTCCCCCATGGCCCATTCGCGCGTTGCTCGTACTCACGTGCACCGGCGTCAGCTTTTTCCATGGTTCAAACGACGGGCAAAAGGGAATGGGCCTGATCATGCTGATTTTGATCGGCACGGTTCCCACAGCGTACGCGCTGAATCACGCGGTCTCAAAGTCTGACGTACAGCAATTCATCGCAGCATCCGATAACGCGGGTAAGGTTCTCGATAAGCACGTCGATAAAGCCGGCCTGCTCGGCGCAGACGCCCGCACAACCGTAACTGACTACATCCGCACCAAGCAGCTACAGCCCGACACCATGCTCGCACTGCGCGAGCTGGTTGAGGATCTCAGCCACGAAGTCGCGTTTTACAAAGAGTTCAAAGCAGTTCCCGCAAACCAGCAGACCAACGTGCGCAACGACATGTACGTGGCCAGCGAGGCAATCCGCCTCATGCAAAAGAATCACAACCCTGCGTTTACCGCGCAGGAAAACGCCGTACTAACCCTCTACAAATCCAAGGTCGACAAGGCCACCAAGTTCATTCCCACCTGGGTAAAAGTCGCTGTAGCCCTGGCTTTGGGAATGGGCACGATGGTCGGCTGGAAACGAATCGTGGTCACCGTTGGCGAAAAAATCGGTAAGGAGCACCTTACTTACGCACAAGGCGCCACCGCCGAGCTGGTCGCCATGGCCACCATATTCGCAGCAGATAACTTTGGCTTGCCAGTGAGCACCACGCACGTACTCAGTTCGGGAGTAGCTGGCACGATGGCCGCCAATCGAAGCGGTCTTCAGATGTCGACGCTCCGCAACATTGCCGCAGCTTGGGTGTTCACTCTCCCAGTGGCGGCATTACTGTCCGGTTCCCTGTTCTGGCTCTTCCGTCATTTCGCGTAGAGCTAGTCCGCAAGTTGCCTTGGTTTCGTTTCTGAGCGAAGGGCGTCCGGTTTCCCGGGCGCCCTTTCTTTTTCTCAATGCGGATCGTCGTGCTTCTGTGGACGCATATACCTCTCCGGTCCAGTACCATACATAAGGTACTGATTGCTGCATGAGCCTGAAATCCAAGCTGGAAGCCGTTATTTACGCCGCCGAAGAGCCGGTCACCCTGACCCAGCTCGCCACCCTGTTTGGCGCTGAAGCGCTGGAATGGAAGGCGGCAGAGCAAGCCGCCGCTGCACAGAAAGCGGAGGCAGACGCAGCTGCAACCGTAATCGATCCCTCTCAGCCGATGATTGCAGAGGGGTTGGAGTATCTCGACCTGCGCACGGAGGACGGCCACCTGTTGGAGCAGCCTGGATTTGCCGTCCTGCCCGAAGCAGAAGCCACCTTCACATCCTCTACTGAACCTCAATCCGAGACCGTCGCGGAAGAAGTCGGTTCGGCCGCACTAGAGGAAGCCCAGCCTGAACCGAGCGAATCCGCACCGGACGTTGCAGCTCAACCGGATCCTGAAGCCGAAGCGAAGCGCGCAGCCCGTCAGCGCGATCGCGAGATTAAGGCAATTCTTCGCCAGTTAATCGATGAACTCATCACTTATTACGCCTCCGACGATCGCGGCGTTGAGATTCGCGAGATTGCCGGCGGTTACCGCATGGCAACCAAGCCAGAGTGCCACGACGCTGTGCGCATGTTCATCAAGAGCCTGAAGCCGGCGATGAAGCTGTCCTTGCCGGCGCTTGAAACACTGGCAGTGATCGCCTATAAGCAGCCCGTAACCGCCCCCGAAGTCAACGAGATTCGCGGTGTGGATTCATCAGGCGTCTTTGGCTCGTTGCTGGCACGAAAGCTCATCACCACCGCCGGTCGCAAACAAGTCATCGGCCGACCGATCCTCTACAAGACGACCAAAGAGTTCTTGATGCGTTTTGGTTTGAAGGATGTCGCCGAGCTGCCGTCGATGGATGAATTTGAGAAGATGGCCAGCGAACTTGAAGAGGTCGAGCCGGTAGCGGTAGACGAAGGCGATGCCGCAACGGCCGCATACGAGGCTGAAGGCACTGACGGGCCTGAATTAGACGAGAACGCACCGGAAGAGCCGGATAATGATTCGCCACAACCGGCTGAAAATACCGCGCAGACTCCGGCGGCCGTGAGCGAGACCAACGAAAATATGGAACCGGCTGAATAGTCGCCGTCTCTCCGCACCAGCCCGAGCCTGCCGAGCCTGACCTCCAACGCAGCAGGCAGAACCGAGATTTTCCCATGAGCGACGATGTGCGCCCCGATGAAAACCAACCTGAACTGGATCCCGCGTCAGAGGCAGAAGAAGCAACCGCCGCTGCGGCGAGCGATACGTTCGAGCAGGCAAGCGATGCTGAATCGGAACCGATTGCTGACGACGCTGACGCTGCCGGTGTCAACACGCCGGAAGAGGACGAACAGATTGACGCCATCGCCGAGCCGGAACTACCCGGCAAGCTTGAACGCCTGCAGAAGATTCTTGCCCAGGCAGGAGTCGCCAGCCGCCGCCACGCGGAGAACCTGATCACGGAAGGCCGCGTGCAGGTAAACGGCAAGGTCATCACCGAATTAGGCACCAAGGCAGATGCTGCCCGGGATCATATCCGCGTCGACGGCAAGCTGCTGCAAGGGTCTGAGCGCTTGCGCTACTTCATGCTCAATAAGCCGAGAGGATTCGTCACTACGGTCAGCGATCCTGAAAAGCGACCGACAGTCATGGAGTTCTTCGCCAAGTTACGTGAACGCCTCTATCCCGTTGGCCGGCTGGACTACTTGAGCGAAGGCCTCCTGCTGGTGACAAACGACGGCGATTTGGCTAACAAACTCACAAAAGCCGCCTCAGGGGTACAAAAGACCTACCTGGTCAAAGTCAGCGGCGAACCCACCGAAGAAGAACTGGATCGCCTGCGGTCTGGCGTAGCCATTGAACGCGGCAAACCGGGCTCTGGTCGTGTCCATACAGCGCCCGCGCAAATTCGCAAGGTCCGCCAAGGCGACAATCCCTGGTACGAAGTCGTCATCATCGAAGGCCGTAACCGCGAATTGCGCAAGATGTTCGAGGAGATCGGACATTACGTAGAAAAGATTCGCCGCGTAGGCTACGGCCCGCTGGTGCTCGATGTCGAGCCCGGCAAAATGCGCGAACTTGAGCCGGAAGAGTTGGAGGATCTGCGCAAAGCCGCCGATGGCAAGCTGAAACCGAAGCTGAAGGATATCCGCCGAAAGAAGGCAATGGATGCGCAGTTGCCGACGGTGAAGCCGACGCTGAGGCGTCCGCAAGCCTTTGAGCCATCCACCGAACGTCCAGCTTTTTCACCGAAGCGAGAGTTCCCGCCGAAGAAGCAGTATGGCACCGACCGTCCCACCCGCCCCGCGCGACCCTCCGGCGAGGGATTCCGTCCAAAACCCGGTTTCGCAGAAAAGGGTCCAGGCAGTTTTGGATCTCAGCGCCCCGGATTTCAGCGTGCCGGCTCCTCACGGTCCGGCCCTCCGAGATCTGGCCCACCGAAATTCGGCACTGACCGTCCGGCATGGAAGAAGGATGACCGCACAGCCCGTCCCCCGGCTCGTTTTGGAGAACGTCCTCCTCGCACTGAACGACCAGCACAATTTGAATCGAGACCTGCGCGTCCCGACCGGCCAACCGGCGGATTTGCGGGAGCTCGCCGTCCTGAGGGGGGTCGCCCATTTGAGAAGAAGCCGTGGAAGAAGCCCGACACCGACCGTCCGGCATTCAAACCACATCCAAAACCTCGTCGTGAAGCTGTTCACGAGAGCGAAGATACTAGGCTGTCCAGACCTTCGAAGCTGCACATTGAAGCTGTCGAACCAGAACGCGAATCGACTTTTCGCCCCAGCACCTCGCGCCCTCCGACCGGCCGTCCATCGGCAGGCCGTCCTCCGTTTCGTGGAGTTCCTGCTGACCGGCCCCGCGGCGGTCGTACCGGTGAACGCGTTGTAGGCCAAAGCCGTCCCGGTCAGTTCCGCCCGAGATTAGATCAACCAGGGCAAGACAGGCCGAGACAAGATCGGCAAAGACCGGACCGGCCGATGTCTGACCGTCCGCGCCTTGATCGTCCCAAGTTCGATCGCCCCAAGTTCGACCGGGCAAGTGGCCCGCGTCCGTCCGCAGGCCCCGGCCGCACCGGTGCAAGGGAGTTTGGCGAAGGCCGTCCCCCGCGCGCAGCAGGTACTCGGCCCTTCACCACCAGCAGCGGCAAACCTCGTGCAGGCGGCGCGCGACCCAGCAACAAACGCGCGGCGGCGGGAGCACCCGGCAAACCCGCGTGGAAGCCTAAAACAGGTGGATCCGGCAGACCGGCGTCCGGCGGTCGTCCGAGTCCGGCGTTTGGCGCCCGACCCGGGGGCTTCTCAAAGTCTGGACCCGGCTTCAAGGGCAAATCAGGTGGCGCAAGAAAGCCAGCTGGTGGGCCAAGATCCGGGGGACCAAGGCCCGGCGGCAAACCCGGGGGGAAGAAGCGCGGTTAGATCGCAACCCCAGAATCGGTTTGCGGATGCCATGCCTTCCCATCGCATGCTAGATTGAGTGCCTAACTAGCTGAATTAATTAGCCGGCGGCATCAATCTTCGAGGCAGTAAGGAAGCCCTCATGGCAAACGCGTTCAATCGAGACATTTTGGTCCAGGCACAGGACCCGAAAAGTGCCGCGTCCTTCTATGTCGACGTTCTTGGCTTCGAAGTTACGGGCGAAGAACCGAATATGATCAGCCTGCACGGAAGGCATATCAGTCTTTTCATCGAACAGGGTCCTCCGCTGGGCCCAGTTCTCGAGGTGATCGTGGATTCAGTAGAAGCCGCCAAACGTCGCCTCCTCGCCAAGGGCTGCAAGATCGTAAAGGACGAGCCGGATTTCCCCCGCTGCTACATTCGCGACCCCTATGGCCTGACCTACAACCTCACCAGCAGCGCTCACGAATAAATGCAACCAGACAGTTGCCCAAATCTTCGAATGAGCTTATCATGCAACCTTGAGGTTGCCTATGTCCAGCGACAAGATTGAGAAGCGCATCGAACTCAAGGCACCGGTTTCACGCGTCTGGCGCGCCCTCACCGATTATCGCGAGTTTGGCGATTGGTTCAAGGTCAAGCTGGACAGCCCTTTCTCCGCAGGCCAGATCTCCCGCGGCCAGATCACCTACCCGGGCTACGAACACCTCACATGGGAGGCGCGCATCGAGAAGATGGAACCGGAACGTCTCTTCTCCTTCACCTGGCCTCACGTCCAATCGTTTGAAAAGACCGACGCGCCGACCGACTACACCGGCGCTCCCCGCACGCTCGTCGAATTTCGACTGAAACCGATTGCGGACGGTACACTGCTGACACTCACCGAGTCCGGCTTCGACAGCATTCCCGCCGACTGGCGCCCCGAGGCATTCCGCAGGAACGACGGCGGCTGGACCGAACAGATGAGGAATATCGAGAGCCATGTCACACAAAATCCGTAAGCGCATTACCGCCAAACCGAAGGCCCGGGCGCGCGTATTTGCCGCGCTCGGCGACAAAACCCGCCTGGCCCTGGTAGCCAAGCTTTGCTCCGGCGAGCCATCCTCAATCGCGCAGCTATCTGACGAATCAAAGCTTACCCGCCAGGCCATCACAAAGCATCTGGGAGTGCTGGAGCGCGCCGGAATCGTCCGCAGTTCACATGCAGGACGGGAGCGCATCTTCCAGTTCGATCCCGAACCGATCGAAAGCCTCCAGGCTTACCTGGCCTCCGTCTCTAAACAGTGGGATCAGACGCTTGCCCGGCTCAAAGCGCATGTAGAGAAGTGATTTCGGCCGGACACTTCAGAGAGATGGCATGATCGCGTGAAGAAGATTCGCCCCAACCTGAAGTACCGGGACGCTTGGGAAGCCTACGATCGCAGGTGGGTACTCGCCTGGGTCGGCACGGCGGCATTTGCCCTGGCCTTCCTATTCACGGTAGCCGGAGCGCGCGGGGAGACCAGCCCTCTCCCGTTGATCGGCGCTGTTCTGCTGTTCTTCGTGCTATATCTTCGCTTCATGCTGTGGCGCTGTCCTCGCTGCGGACACATCTTCTCCATCCCGGGCATCAAGAGCCTTGCTCGCGGAAGCGAATGTCAGAGCTGTCACCTTCCCCGATTGAAGGTCTAACTTCACTCAGAAGCGGCCTCGAAACAAATTCAGGGGCTCGCGCATCTCATAGACATGAGCATCGAAAAAGCGACATTTGGAGCAGGCTGTTTCTGGGGCGTCGAAGTGGCATTTGCCTCGATTCCCGGCGTTACTGCCACTGCCGTCGGCTATGAGGGCGGCAAACTCGACAAGCCCACCTACCGCGACGTCTGTACCGACCAGACCGGCCACGCCGAGGTAGTCGAACTCGAATTCGACCCTGACAAAGTCAGCTATGAGAAGCTTCTGGACGCGTTCTTTGAGCTGCATGACCCGACCACCAAGGACCGCCAGGGCCCTGACTGGGGCTCACAGTATCGCTCCGCCATCTTCTTCCACTCCCCCGAGCAGGAGCAGCAGGCCAAGGCAAAGATCGAGCAACTAACGGCTTCCGGCCAGTTCGCGCCCAAGCGCATTGTCACCAAGGTCGAGCCAGCCCAGACATTCTGGCGCGCGGAAGAATATCACCAGAAATACCTGGAGAAGCGCGGCCAGGCCAGCTGCCATATTTAAGACAGTTCCGAGTTCGTAGCTCAGAGTTGCAATGGTGGACATTTCCGGCGAACACAACTAAGAACTACGAAGTGATGACTTGTTTATTGCTTCCCCTGTCCGAGCCGCCACGCCTTGATGTACTTCCAATGGATGTACACCGAGTGATTGATGTGCAGAATCAACCCCTCGCGCCCATCCAGAAACCCCAGTCTGAAAATGTAGTTATACAAAAACGTTGCCGCCGGATTGAGCACCGCATTCCACAAGAACGCGGGGAACGATCTACTATCTTTGCCGCGATTGTGCAACAACTGCGCAATCTCTGAGCTGTAGCGATTCATGTGTTCCAGATAAATGCCCATCGTGGGATAGGCGTAATGCAGCATGTCGCCGCGCATCTTGCCTCGCCGACCTGCAAACTGAGGCGTTGAATGCGGACCCACGCCTTCGCTCAGCCGCGCCGCGCCGCGCTTGAAGAGCCTCAGCTTGTGATCCGGGTAGAACCCGCCATGCCGGATCCACTTGCCGAAATACAAATTCAATCGCGGAATCCAATAGGCATCGAACTTCGGTTCGCCCGCCAGCAAGTTGCGAATCTCCTGCTGCAATTCCGGCGTAAGCACCTCATCGGCATCGAGCAGCAAAGTCCAGTCACTGGTACACAGATCAAGCGCCACGTTTTTCTGTTCGCCGTGCCCGCCAAATGCGTGATAGCTGGTCTTCGCCCCAAAGGATTGCGCAATTTCAATCGTGCGATCGCGCGAGCCGGAGTCGACAACGATGATCTCATCCGCCCAATTCACGCTCTCCAGCGTCCGAGGCAGATTCGCCTCCTCGTTCATGGCGATCATTGCAATCGAGAGAGTCTTGCGGCGGGGGGGCATCACACCGAAGGATAAATCACGGCTAGCCGCCGAGCCCGATCTTAGGCCACACAGCGCGCAATACGGTTAAAACCGAATCGTCACGCCCTGCTCGCACATATCCGTCAGCACCGACAGTAGATTCGTGATTCCCAGAAGCTGGCGAATGCGTGGTCCGATATTGACCAGCACGAGGCAGCTTCCGCCCGTCTTCGCTGACGCATAGAGGCGCACGATCGTTCCAAGTCCCATGCTATCCATCTGCTTCAGATCGGTCAGGTCCAGCACAATGCGCTTGGTGTCGGGGATCAGGGCTCGGACTTTGGAGGTGAGCACATCGCAAACGCCCAACACCAGTTTGCCGTGGCACTTCACGGTTGCGACATCGCCATTGCGTTCAACGTCGAGCGTCAGGGGAGAGACGGCTGCGATTTCAGGCATTCAGTTTTCCTTCGAGAGAGATCGGAACGGGGACCGGAGAATGGCTGGATTCTCTCACAATCCTCAAGGGCAGCGAAACCGAAAAGGGGGTTCTGCTACACACAAATTCTGATCTTCATCAACGCTGCCAGTCAGCGCGTCCCGAGAGAGCTCCGCAGCGGAAGTTGGATCGTGGGATCCAGAGCAATTTGCTTGATGCGATGTCCCGAGGCGCAAGTCAACCCGTCCCAAAGCCACTTGGCAGGCTCCATCTCTTCAGGAGACACTCCCTGTTCAATCTTCAGGAAAAATGGAACGCGAGCTGTGCAGCTATCCTCCACGCAATGCAACCAATTCAGCAACACCGTATTCCCGCTGTTGGGCGAATGCATGATTCTGTGGCGTGTGTCGTATCCCTGGCAGGCTCGAAACATTGAGTAACTGCTAATGTGGTTGCAATTGACGCACACCGTCGCAATCGAACGAGCATCGATCTTCCGCGCATCCGGGTTGCCAAACGGCGACCCAATGCGATCGTTGGGCAATAGAACAGGATGCCCACACCACGCGCAGTAGAAGCAGCAATGAGGTACGGAGCAGCTAGGCGTTTCGATAACAGCGCCCACGGTCTTGACTGGCAGCGCCGGGGTCAATTCCTTTTCTGCAGTTTCCACCCCCGGAAAGATTTGGGGTCTCTGCATCACAAGGACATATCCGCTTTCGTCGAAAAGCAATTTTCTCATCGTCCACCTCCACTGCTTCTTGATGAGTTGGATGCGCCCATCTTTGCTGCCTTCCCCATAAGTGTTA
It encodes:
- a CDS encoding segregation/condensation protein A — encoded protein: MTELDKNPEIDSTVNPESDPAPDPVKEPTPDLDPVEDPEPGHRGPVSDPEPGPEPEPDTPEPQPESPHGDPPSREPGINTAPPLVLTSRTVPEAKAAKDVALAKPKKQEEEPNQSPFSVTVGQVYDGPLDLLLDLIRKQDIDIYDIPIAKITAQFLAYVDKLKATDMDVAGDFIYTASLLIHIKSKMLLPRAPAGPDDAADDPRRELVERLLEHERFKNAAQMLQQKQMLEAATWSNPGVREFKDDAAAEPEIAADTVDLVRIFRDILERARKRPTFNVQDDSVTVGQMIQFLTRRLSMEDRPLALRKLLSHSKSSRALVAMFLALLELVRLQAILLRQDRAFSEIFIKKSSGFDSVVNEGLTNSTDDWR
- a CDS encoding inorganic phosphate transporter; its protein translation is MAATTATALRRPSLLDRKLKGRPSKAGILAFLAALATGIVYIVFHVAHDLDAASITSYAPYAMLGLALVIALGFEFVNGFHDTANAVATVIYTHSLEPNVAVVLSGICNLAGVLLSSGTVAFAVITLLPVELILQVSSGAGFAMVFALLIAAILWNLGTWWLGLPASSSHTMVGSIIGVGIANQLLMPHTGTSGVDWEQAMKVLKALLISPVVGFVLAGMLILIAKQVAKFPSLYEAPKDNMPPPMPIRALMVLTCTGVSFFHGSNDGQKGMGLIMLILIGTVPTAYALNHAVSPAQTQAFIVSSQQAGSILDRHVDSKGILGADARATVTDYIRTKQLQPDTILALRELVEDIGHEVALYKEFKAVPPQEQANVRNDMYVASEALRLMIKADNPAFTADEKAALNGYKDKVDHATKFIPSWVKVAVALSLGLGTMVGWKRVVVTVGERIGKDHLTYAQGASAGLVAMGTIFAADKFGLPVSTTHILSSGVAGTMCANGNGLRFSTVRNIAAGWVFTLPAAALLSGVLYWAFRHIS
- a CDS encoding inorganic phosphate transporter; amino-acid sequence: MAELATAIAARPPAAALLDKKMHKSHAMISGAVVLIALVVGVWFIATHISQDFSGVALGSAWPYVLLIVALLIALGFEFVNGFHDTANAVATVIYTHSLEPNIAVVWSGMCNLAGVLTSSGTVAFTVITLLPVELILQVSSGAGFAMVFALLIAAIIWNLSTWWFGLPASSSHTMVGSIIGVGLANQLMNAHSGTSGVDWEQATKVFKVLLISPIVGFGAAALLFLLAKATIKYPGLYEAPKGSTPPPWPIRALLVLTCTGVSFFHGSNDGQKGMGLIMLILIGTVPTAYALNHAVSKSDVQQFIAASDNAGKVLDKHVDKAGLLGADARTTVTDYIRTKQLQPDTMLALRELVEDLSHEVAFYKEFKAVPANQQTNVRNDMYVASEAIRLMQKNHNPAFTAQENAVLTLYKSKVDKATKFIPTWVKVAVALALGMGTMVGWKRIVVTVGEKIGKEHLTYAQGATAELVAMATIFAADNFGLPVSTTHVLSSGVAGTMAANRSGLQMSTLRNIAAAWVFTLPVAALLSGSLFWLFRHFA
- the scpB gene encoding SMC-Scp complex subunit ScpB — protein: MSLKSKLEAVIYAAEEPVTLTQLATLFGAEALEWKAAEQAAAAQKAEADAAATVIDPSQPMIAEGLEYLDLRTEDGHLLEQPGFAVLPEAEATFTSSTEPQSETVAEEVGSAALEEAQPEPSESAPDVAAQPDPEAEAKRAARQRDREIKAILRQLIDELITYYASDDRGVEIREIAGGYRMATKPECHDAVRMFIKSLKPAMKLSLPALETLAVIAYKQPVTAPEVNEIRGVDSSGVFGSLLARKLITTAGRKQVIGRPILYKTTKEFLMRFGLKDVAELPSMDEFEKMASELEEVEPVAVDEGDAATAAYEAEGTDGPELDENAPEEPDNDSPQPAENTAQTPAAVSETNENMEPAE
- a CDS encoding pseudouridine synthase, with the translated sequence MSDDVRPDENQPELDPASEAEEATAAAASDTFEQASDAESEPIADDADAAGVNTPEEDEQIDAIAEPELPGKLERLQKILAQAGVASRRHAENLITEGRVQVNGKVITELGTKADAARDHIRVDGKLLQGSERLRYFMLNKPRGFVTTVSDPEKRPTVMEFFAKLRERLYPVGRLDYLSEGLLLVTNDGDLANKLTKAASGVQKTYLVKVSGEPTEEELDRLRSGVAIERGKPGSGRVHTAPAQIRKVRQGDNPWYEVVIIEGRNRELRKMFEEIGHYVEKIRRVGYGPLVLDVEPGKMRELEPEELEDLRKAADGKLKPKLKDIRRKKAMDAQLPTVKPTLRRPQAFEPSTERPAFSPKREFPPKKQYGTDRPTRPARPSGEGFRPKPGFAEKGPGSFGSQRPGFQRAGSSRSGPPRSGPPKFGTDRPAWKKDDRTARPPARFGERPPRTERPAQFESRPARPDRPTGGFAGARRPEGGRPFEKKPWKKPDTDRPAFKPHPKPRREAVHESEDTRLSRPSKLHIEAVEPERESTFRPSTSRPPTGRPSAGRPPFRGVPADRPRGGRTGERVVGQSRPGQFRPRLDQPGQDRPRQDRQRPDRPMSDRPRLDRPKFDRPKFDRASGPRPSAGPGRTGAREFGEGRPPRAAGTRPFTTSSGKPRAGGARPSNKRAAAGAPGKPAWKPKTGGSGRPASGGRPSPAFGARPGGFSKSGPGFKGKSGGARKPAGGPRSGGPRPGGKPGGKKRG